A genome region from candidate division KSB1 bacterium includes the following:
- the tal gene encoding transaldolase, with amino-acid sequence MSILDQLKQYTTIVADTGEIESIRKFMPQDATTNPSLLLKAVQKPEYKQLVAETIKSCDADPDSGIKPCLEWLMVRFAEEILSIIPGRVSVEIDASLSFDTENTIKAAERLLEQFNKRGVDTDRLLFKIASTWEGIRAAEQLEKQGVHCNLTLLFSYVQAAACADAGVTLISPFVGRILDWYKADRGVDHIPPEEDPGVQSVADIYNYFKKSGIQTEIMGASFRNSGQIRELAGCDLLTISPDLLKELSETEGSLERKLSPESARQSDVTPLHPDEKAFRWLLNENAMATEKLSEGIRKFNADWVKLADLILEQYR; translated from the coding sequence ATGTCGATATTAGACCAACTCAAACAATACACAACGATTGTAGCGGATACAGGCGAAATTGAATCAATACGCAAATTCATGCCTCAGGACGCCACAACCAATCCGTCGCTGCTGTTAAAAGCGGTTCAAAAACCGGAATACAAACAACTGGTCGCCGAAACCATAAAAAGTTGTGACGCTGATCCGGATTCCGGAATTAAACCCTGTCTGGAATGGCTCATGGTGCGGTTTGCAGAAGAAATACTGTCCATTATTCCCGGTCGCGTTTCGGTTGAAATCGATGCCTCCCTTTCCTTTGATACGGAAAATACCATAAAAGCAGCCGAACGTCTGCTTGAGCAGTTCAATAAACGCGGTGTGGATACCGATCGTCTGCTGTTTAAAATTGCATCCACCTGGGAGGGAATAAGGGCAGCTGAACAGCTTGAGAAACAAGGGGTTCACTGTAATCTAACGTTGCTCTTCAGTTATGTCCAGGCAGCCGCCTGTGCGGATGCAGGTGTCACATTGATTTCCCCGTTTGTCGGCAGGATACTCGACTGGTACAAAGCAGACCGCGGTGTGGATCATATTCCGCCTGAAGAGGACCCCGGTGTACAATCTGTCGCTGATATTTATAATTACTTTAAAAAATCCGGCATTCAAACAGAAATCATGGGCGCCAGTTTCAGAAACAGCGGACAGATACGGGAACTGGCCGGTTGTGATTTATTGACCATCTCTCCGGATTTGTTAAAAGAATTGAGCGAAACAGAAGGCTCACTGGAAAGGAAATTGAGTCCGGAATCCGCCCGTCAATCCGATGTTACTCCTCTGCATCCGGATGAAAAAGCATTCCGCTGGTTGTTGAATGAAAATGCCATGGCCACTGAAAAACTTTCAGAAGGTATTCGCAAATTCAATGCGGACTGGGTAAAATTAGCCGACCTGATACTTGAACAATATCGCTGA
- a CDS encoding glycoside hydrolase family 88 protein — protein sequence MIKLYRVIWVGILLLPGLAYSGENTAVSDKQQPLKMIDRLAQHFWQSHNHFADEKDVWGPYHLDLTFEALLTVDAVLNSPRYLPRIQEVMRKRHYEPSDTVSFSVQPFCNITFALFKAEQDSDYIAPFVSETKRMLREVKRSREGAVCHIHDEPGCQLLIDYLQEYSSRTARAGHLTGERELYKECVDQYKLYARILRDPDTGLWRQGRGWLQNPATLSPGAWSRGHGWLIRGMVTSLDVLPPQSPEFRDMRKLLQKLADSLLKVQNDNGMWHQLLNRPFSQSYPESSGTGLIAYYLAHAWDKEYIKDVKYKKAARKAIQALYHYMTPQGAVLGTCPGPGPLRSETPCLKQKAPVNDPHGAPALIYAFAGELLLQD from the coding sequence ATGATAAAGCTTTATCGTGTGATTTGGGTGGGTATCCTTCTCCTGCCTGGCTTGGCGTATTCTGGAGAGAATACAGCTGTTTCTGATAAACAACAGCCTCTCAAGATGATAGACCGTCTTGCCCAGCATTTCTGGCAATCGCACAATCATTTTGCGGATGAAAAAGATGTTTGGGGGCCTTATCATCTGGATTTGACCTTTGAAGCTTTGCTGACAGTCGATGCTGTACTGAATTCACCGCGTTATCTGCCGCGTATACAGGAGGTGATGCGCAAACGTCATTACGAACCGTCCGATACGGTTTCTTTTAGCGTTCAGCCGTTTTGTAATATTACATTTGCCCTGTTCAAAGCCGAGCAGGATTCTGATTATATTGCGCCCTTTGTCAGCGAAACCAAAAGAATGCTCCGAGAGGTGAAACGGTCGCGCGAGGGAGCTGTTTGTCATATTCATGATGAACCGGGATGTCAGCTATTGATCGATTACCTGCAGGAATACAGCAGTCGCACGGCACGTGCCGGACATTTGACGGGTGAACGCGAGCTTTATAAAGAGTGTGTTGACCAATATAAACTTTACGCACGTATTCTGCGTGATCCGGATACCGGTTTATGGCGCCAGGGCAGAGGATGGCTGCAAAACCCGGCGACCTTGTCACCGGGCGCATGGTCACGCGGTCACGGCTGGCTCATCCGCGGCATGGTGACCTCGCTGGATGTGCTTCCGCCGCAATCCCCCGAATTTCGCGATATGCGAAAACTGCTGCAGAAACTGGCTGATTCGTTATTAAAGGTCCAGAATGATAATGGCATGTGGCATCAGCTGCTGAATCGTCCTTTTTCTCAAAGTTACCCTGAATCCTCCGGCACCGGTTTAATAGCTTATTATCTGGCGCATGCCTGGGATAAAGAATATATAAAAGATGTGAAATACAAAAAGGCAGCGAGGAAAGCGATTCAGGCGCTCTATCATTATATGACACCGCAAGGCGCTGTTCTGGGAACCTGTCCCGGTCCCGGCCCTTTGCGCTCGGAAACGCCCTGTTTGAAGCAAAAAGCGCCTGTCAATGATCCGCATGGTGCGCCGGCGTTGATTTATGCTTTTGCCGGTGAATTGTTGCTGCAGGATTAA
- a CDS encoding MFS transporter, whose amino-acid sequence MDNQNSTAGLLRDVNLYIVFSVTLIAIMGVSSITPAFPLITRELGISAEQIGLLITAFTLPGVVLTLLLGVLADHIGRKRILIPALFLFALSGAACGLIRERFAGSPLTIGLVMSAMSLTTAVIASQVGRISLYISEKHLLKIGFALYACAMAGFLWTPKLILILISIVTFGLGHGVLIPSVQTLMTRAAPLQFRAGVLSLNGMILRLGQTIAPLIMSFVFSIYHINGVLTAGGVFAFIVFLLCLYFWR is encoded by the coding sequence ATGGACAATCAAAACAGTACCGCCGGATTACTCAGAGATGTAAATCTTTATATTGTTTTTTCCGTGACGCTCATTGCGATCATGGGGGTTTCCAGTATCACTCCGGCTTTTCCGTTGATCACCCGGGAGCTGGGTATCTCTGCTGAACAAATTGGTTTGTTGATTACTGCTTTTACCCTGCCTGGTGTGGTGTTGACGCTTTTACTTGGCGTTCTGGCTGATCATATTGGCCGTAAACGGATTTTGATTCCTGCATTGTTTTTATTTGCGTTATCTGGTGCGGCATGCGGATTAATTCGTGAACGTTTTGCCGGTTCTCCTTTAACAATCGGTTTGGTCATGTCCGCCATGTCCCTGACCACCGCAGTCATAGCCTCACAAGTGGGGCGTATTTCTTTGTACATTTCGGAAAAACATCTGCTAAAAATCGGATTCGCTCTTTACGCATGCGCCATGGCGGGATTTCTGTGGACACCCAAACTGATTCTGATTTTAATTTCCATTGTGACTTTTGGTCTGGGACACGGTGTTTTAATACCTTCTGTTCAGACATTAATGACCCGAGCGGCGCCGCTGCAGTTTCGTGCCGGTGTTTTGTCTCTTAACGGCATGATTCTGCGATTGGGACAGACAATTGCCCCCCTTATTATGAGCTTTGTTTTTTCAATCTATCACATAAATGGCGTATTGACCGCTGGCGGTGTGTTTGCTTTTATAGTCTTTTTGCTTTGTTTGTATTTCTGGCGTTAG
- a CDS encoding MFS transporter translates to MEKKAGQLKLIEKIGYSAGDTASNLFFQTFMLFLMYFYTDVFGIPPAIVGTMFLVTRIWDAVTDPLMGMIADRTNTRWGKFRPYLLWIAIPFGVIGFLMFTTPDFSVNGKIIYAYVTYILMMMVYTAINVPYSSLMGVMTPNSMQRTVLSTFRFVAAFIGAFIVQGTVMSMVKAFGEGRETLGWQAAMGVLAALAILLFLFTFFTTKERVHPPREQKNIFSQDIKDLFTNKAWVLIAGATVLQLAFISIRNSAMVYYFKYYTQDQVLTLFGNTINLPFDTFTSSFMMIGTAFTILGALLTKTFTKVLDKKNTYGGFMAASAILTGLFFLVKPENVLLIYIMQIITSFFLGPVSVLQWAMYTDTADYGEWAKGRRSTGLIMSASLFALKLGLTLGGAIVGWILGYYGFVANQAQAADALLGIRLIMSIYPAVFGLLGSALIYFYPLNNTMMIKIEKDLEARRIEEEQD, encoded by the coding sequence ATGGAAAAAAAAGCGGGACAATTGAAACTGATCGAAAAGATTGGATACAGTGCGGGTGATACTGCGTCTAATCTCTTTTTTCAAACGTTTATGCTGTTCCTGATGTACTTTTATACCGATGTATTCGGCATTCCGCCGGCAATTGTCGGAACCATGTTTCTGGTCACCCGAATTTGGGATGCAGTGACTGATCCCCTCATGGGAATGATCGCGGACCGAACGAATACCCGCTGGGGAAAATTTCGTCCCTATTTGCTGTGGATTGCCATACCTTTTGGTGTTATCGGTTTCCTCATGTTTACCACCCCCGATTTCAGTGTAAACGGCAAAATCATCTATGCCTATGTCACTTATATCCTCATGATGATGGTGTACACGGCCATTAACGTTCCCTATTCCTCATTGATGGGTGTGATGACACCCAATTCAATGCAGCGCACGGTGCTGTCCACGTTCCGATTTGTCGCCGCTTTTATCGGCGCCTTTATCGTACAGGGTACGGTCATGTCCATGGTCAAAGCGTTTGGAGAAGGTCGGGAAACCCTGGGCTGGCAGGCCGCCATGGGCGTGCTGGCGGCCCTTGCAATACTATTGTTCCTTTTTACATTTTTCACGACAAAAGAACGGGTTCATCCCCCCAGAGAGCAAAAGAATATTTTCTCACAGGATATCAAAGATCTGTTTACCAACAAGGCCTGGGTGTTGATCGCCGGAGCGACTGTATTACAACTCGCGTTTATCTCTATTCGGAACAGCGCCATGGTGTACTATTTCAAGTATTACACACAGGATCAAGTGTTGACCCTGTTTGGCAATACGATTAATCTTCCCTTTGATACTTTTACATCCAGTTTTATGATGATTGGTACGGCATTTACCATTCTGGGTGCGCTGCTGACCAAAACTTTTACCAAAGTGCTGGATAAAAAGAATACCTATGGCGGATTTATGGCCGCCAGTGCAATATTAACCGGTCTGTTTTTTCTGGTGAAACCTGAGAATGTACTGTTGATTTACATCATGCAGATCATTACATCATTTTTCCTCGGACCGGTGTCTGTGCTCCAATGGGCCATGTACACGGATACAGCTGATTATGGAGAGTGGGCAAAAGGCAGACGTTCTACCGGATTGATCATGTCCGCTTCATTGTTTGCTCTCAAGCTTGGTTTGACACTGGGCGGCGCCATTGTCGGCTGGATTCTGGGATATTACGGGTTTGTGGCCAATCAGGCCCAGGCCGCTGATGCGTTGCTGGGTATACGGTTGATCATGAGTATCTATCCGGCTGTATTCGGATTACTCGGTTCAGCATTGATTTACTTTTATCCGCTGAATAATACAATGATGATCAAGATTGAAAAAGATCTGGAAGCACGCCGCATAGAGGAAGAACAGGACTGA
- a CDS encoding histidine kinase N-terminal 7TM domain-containing protein: MIKIGPYSFQVYSYVMLFGFFFAAFLTFYLRRYPKISARYMMWTEICVAQWSLAYVFESAATTVPLKLLWSQIAYVGTMGAPVFFFLFAVSYSQKVRFNWKSISLIALLPFLTVILAVTNIWHEWVWTAIIINPLTNLAAYHHGTWFWINTVYVYLLLLAGVSFLLSSIRHFARFYSLQSVFMILASLFPIIGNGLYLSPSNPVPGLEWTPLGFIISGAFVSLALFRYGMFDLVPVARSKVLDVMQDGVLVLDEQQRIVDMNSTLTGFFNVKMSGALGMPVKDIFPEFDPGDFSNCGESEVEKTIPGSEGDKVFTVKCAVLQSNTHSSGQLIVFRDITKRKQLEEERENLIVELQDALLQVKTLTGMLPICARCKKIRDDKGYWQSVEHYVQEHSDAVFSHGICPKCLSEMYPEYGEHTDPENPKES, encoded by the coding sequence ATGATCAAAATAGGTCCATATAGCTTTCAGGTGTACAGCTATGTCATGCTGTTCGGCTTCTTTTTTGCCGCGTTTCTAACTTTTTATTTGAGACGCTATCCAAAAATCAGCGCCCGGTATATGATGTGGACTGAAATCTGTGTGGCACAATGGTCCCTTGCCTATGTGTTTGAAAGCGCAGCTACAACTGTTCCTTTGAAATTGCTGTGGTCCCAGATCGCTTATGTCGGTACAATGGGAGCGCCTGTTTTCTTTTTCTTGTTTGCTGTTTCCTACAGCCAGAAAGTCCGTTTCAATTGGAAATCCATATCCCTCATCGCGTTGCTTCCTTTTCTCACGGTCATTCTGGCAGTTACAAATATCTGGCACGAATGGGTTTGGACGGCGATCATTATTAATCCATTGACCAATCTTGCCGCTTATCATCACGGTACATGGTTCTGGATTAACACAGTTTATGTCTACCTTTTATTGCTGGCTGGAGTCAGTTTCCTTTTGTCCTCAATACGCCATTTTGCCCGTTTTTATTCGCTACAGTCCGTTTTCATGATTCTGGCCTCTCTCTTTCCGATCATTGGCAATGGGCTCTATCTTAGTCCGAGCAATCCGGTTCCGGGACTCGAATGGACCCCTCTCGGATTTATCATTTCCGGAGCCTTTGTTTCGCTGGCTCTTTTCAGATACGGAATGTTCGATCTTGTCCCGGTGGCGCGTTCCAAGGTGCTGGATGTCATGCAGGACGGAGTCCTGGTTCTGGATGAACAGCAGAGAATAGTTGATATGAATTCTACATTGACCGGATTTTTTAATGTAAAAATGAGCGGTGCGCTGGGAATGCCGGTGAAAGATATTTTTCCGGAATTTGATCCCGGGGATTTTTCGAATTGCGGAGAATCTGAAGTTGAGAAAACCATACCCGGTTCAGAGGGTGATAAAGTTTTCACTGTAAAATGCGCAGTGTTGCAAAGTAACACTCATTCCTCCGGCCAATTGATTGTATTTCGTGATATTACCAAACGGAAACAGTTAGAGGAAGAACGTGAAAATTTGATTGTTGAACTTCAGGATGCTCTGCTTCAGGTAAAAACTCTGACCGGGATGCTTCCTATCTGTGCCCGCTGCAAAAAAATCAGGGATGACAAGGGATATTGGCAAAGTGTGGAGCACTATGTTCAGGAACATTCTGACGCGGTGTTCAGTCACGGAATCTGCCCGAAATGCCTGTCCGAAATGTATCCGGAATACGGCGAACATACGGATCCTGAGAACCCGAAAGAATCTTGA
- a CDS encoding NUDIX domain-containing protein codes for MASKKKKKLQYETRIGVIPFMMVRNDLMVMLVTAKSTADTTWIVPKGKIEPDMTKAESAELEAFEEAGVHGHLYEEVLDSFTFSRRGRPVRVSLFPLRILQIVNPSDWVENKLRRRTLVTVHQAVQMVGYPGLAGVLHRNAEYLKHLAGKDQSI; via the coding sequence ATGGCGAGTAAAAAAAAGAAAAAACTGCAATATGAAACGCGCATCGGTGTGATTCCGTTTATGATGGTCCGAAATGATTTGATGGTCATGCTGGTTACTGCAAAAAGCACAGCCGATACAACATGGATTGTGCCCAAAGGCAAGATAGAGCCGGATATGACAAAAGCCGAGTCAGCCGAGCTGGAAGCCTTTGAAGAAGCCGGGGTGCACGGTCATCTTTATGAGGAGGTTCTGGATTCGTTTACATTTTCAAGGCGCGGCAGACCTGTGCGCGTGTCGTTGTTTCCGCTGCGAATCCTGCAGATCGTGAACCCTTCAGATTGGGTCGAAAACAAACTGCGCCGGCGTACACTTGTCACCGTGCATCAAGCGGTACAGATGGTTGGATACCCGGGATTGGCGGGTGTCTTGCATCGAAATGCAGAGTACCTGAAGCATCTCGCCGGGAAAGATCAGTCTATATAG
- a CDS encoding winged helix-turn-helix domain-containing protein, whose product MQSIIGGTAGKVWKLLEKEGEMSVTQVTRKLNVDAFTTTAAIGWLAREAKVIVSRKRSAAVMYL is encoded by the coding sequence ATGCAGAGCATAATTGGAGGAACAGCTGGAAAAGTTTGGAAGCTTTTAGAAAAAGAAGGTGAAATGTCAGTCACTCAAGTGACCCGAAAGCTAAATGTGGATGCGTTTACAACGACTGCTGCAATTGGATGGTTGGCGCGGGAAGCCAAAGTCATCGTCAGCCGAAAAAGGAGCGCAGCCGTTATGTATCTCTGA
- a CDS encoding alpha-glucuronidase family glycosyl hydrolase, translating to MQNKINCKFRHILTFLSCIALFQPLSADSGYGLWLKHAKLENVQQCMQLRSSVTGVVVNGSSETAEIIAQELKTGLSGLTGKDIPLVDSVTDSGLWVGTLQQLSRISDNILIPSSLTADGFMIRNGVLNGHPVLIITGHTEISLLYGSFHLLRLLQNQQPLDDIYVVSNPKIKFRLLNHWDNPDRSVERGYAGKSLWKWDELPDQVDPRYTDYARANASLGINGAVINNVNADPVFLTAGYIEKLARLAEVFRPYGIQIYLSVNFASPLADDFTLEGNRRGGIGDLETADPVNPEVIRWWKEKVDQIYQQIPDFGGFLVKASSEGMPGPQDYERSHAAGANMLAHALAPHGGIVMWRAFVYDAETDPDRAKRAWKEFVPLDGAFDANVFVQAKTVPSIFNRRNRFNPYSAICCRPH from the coding sequence ATGCAGAACAAAATCAATTGTAAATTTCGACATATCCTCACTTTTCTGTCCTGTATTGCGCTGTTTCAACCGCTTTCAGCTGACAGCGGATACGGGCTCTGGCTCAAGCATGCAAAACTGGAAAATGTGCAGCAGTGCATGCAGCTGAGATCATCTGTGACCGGTGTTGTGGTGAACGGCAGTTCTGAAACCGCAGAAATAATCGCACAGGAACTGAAAACCGGCTTGAGTGGTCTGACCGGAAAAGATATTCCTCTCGTGGACTCGGTGACAGATTCTGGTCTGTGGGTGGGAACGCTGCAGCAGCTTTCCCGTATTTCGGACAATATTCTAATTCCTTCCAGCTTGACTGCAGACGGGTTTATGATCCGAAACGGCGTTTTAAACGGACATCCCGTACTGATTATTACCGGCCATACCGAGATTTCACTTTTATACGGTTCGTTCCATCTACTGCGTCTGTTACAAAATCAGCAGCCCCTCGATGATATTTATGTGGTTTCCAATCCGAAAATAAAATTTCGTCTGTTGAATCACTGGGACAATCCCGATCGCAGCGTAGAACGCGGTTACGCCGGCAAATCACTGTGGAAGTGGGATGAACTTCCTGATCAAGTGGATCCGAGATATACGGATTATGCGCGCGCCAATGCGTCACTGGGTATTAACGGCGCTGTGATCAATAATGTCAATGCGGATCCTGTCTTTCTTACTGCAGGCTATATTGAAAAACTGGCGCGTCTTGCAGAGGTGTTCCGGCCGTACGGGATCCAGATTTATCTCTCGGTCAATTTCGCTTCACCACTGGCCGACGATTTTACGCTCGAAGGCAATCGCCGCGGCGGTATCGGCGATCTGGAGACAGCGGATCCGGTGAATCCCGAGGTTATCCGCTGGTGGAAAGAAAAGGTCGATCAGATTTATCAGCAGATTCCGGATTTCGGCGGATTCCTGGTCAAAGCCAGTTCGGAAGGGATGCCCGGACCGCAGGATTATGAACGCAGTCACGCCGCCGGCGCCAATATGCTGGCCCACGCCCTGGCCCCGCATGGCGGTATTGTGATGTGGAGAGCGTTTGTTTATGATGCCGAAACCGATCCGGACCGCGCCAAACGCGCCTGGAAAGAATTTGTGCCGCTGGACGGAGCATTCGACGCCAATGTCTTTGTGCAGGCCAAGACGGTCCCATCGATTTTCAACCGCAGGAACCGGTTCAACCCTTATTCGGCGATATGCTGCAGACCCCACTGA
- a CDS encoding glycoside hydrolase family 97 catalytic domain-containing protein translates to MVLETRPADDAPDRNQVIVREADYIAKVKPRQKLPWRVFMLADQDKELLTNDLVFQLSRPLQIENPDWIKPGTVAWDWWNALNIYGVDFESGINTETYKYYIDFASEYGLDYIILDEGWSQSTTNIKESNPDIDIHELVRYGEEKNVGVILWMLWGPLNRDMQEILERYADWGVKGIKVDFMQRSDQDMVLFYERCARIAAENQLLVNYHGAFKPTGLRRAYPNVVNFEGVKGLENCKWTDVITPEHDVTLPFIRMAVGPMDYTPGAMDNAHPVNFSARFTRPMSQGTRCHQAAMYVVYEAPLQMLSDSPSNYYREPETTEFISSIPTVWDSTVVLAAKVADYIAVARRHNDVWYVGAMTDGSPRTIILNLSFLSTGTYQADIMQDGTNAAKNAIDYERVKKQVTAETRLEIHMAPGGGWAGKFKAFRN, encoded by the coding sequence GTGGTGCTGGAAACTCGTCCTGCAGATGACGCACCTGACCGCAATCAGGTTATTGTAAGGGAAGCCGATTACATTGCCAAAGTCAAACCTCGCCAGAAATTGCCCTGGCGGGTCTTTATGCTGGCTGATCAGGACAAAGAACTGTTGACCAATGACCTGGTATTCCAATTATCGCGTCCCTTGCAAATCGAGAATCCGGATTGGATAAAACCGGGTACCGTGGCCTGGGACTGGTGGAATGCGCTTAACATCTACGGCGTGGATTTTGAAAGCGGAATCAACACAGAAACTTATAAATATTATATTGACTTTGCTTCAGAGTACGGACTGGATTATATTATTCTGGATGAAGGCTGGAGCCAATCCACGACAAATATCAAAGAATCCAATCCCGATATTGATATTCATGAACTGGTCAGATACGGCGAAGAAAAAAATGTCGGCGTGATCCTGTGGATGCTGTGGGGGCCTCTGAACCGGGATATGCAGGAGATTCTTGAACGTTATGCGGATTGGGGAGTAAAAGGCATCAAGGTCGATTTTATGCAGCGGTCTGATCAGGATATGGTGCTTTTTTACGAACGCTGCGCCAGGATTGCAGCTGAGAATCAGTTGCTTGTTAACTATCACGGCGCTTTTAAACCAACCGGATTGCGGCGCGCTTATCCGAATGTGGTTAATTTTGAAGGCGTAAAGGGGCTGGAAAATTGCAAGTGGACTGATGTGATCACGCCTGAACACGATGTGACCCTGCCGTTTATCAGAATGGCAGTCGGCCCCATGGATTATACTCCCGGCGCCATGGATAATGCGCATCCGGTTAATTTTAGTGCCCGGTTTACCCGCCCCATGAGCCAGGGAACCCGATGCCACCAGGCGGCCATGTATGTGGTGTATGAAGCGCCTCTGCAAATGTTAAGCGACAGTCCGTCCAATTACTATAGAGAGCCCGAAACCACAGAGTTTATTTCTTCCATACCGACGGTTTGGGACTCTACCGTTGTATTGGCGGCAAAAGTCGCCGATTATATTGCTGTGGCACGTCGTCATAACGATGTTTGGTATGTCGGCGCTATGACGGACGGATCTCCGAGGACAATCATCCTAAATCTTTCCTTTCTGTCAACCGGCACATATCAGGCTGATATCATGCAGGATGGCACCAATGCGGCTAAAAACGCTATCGATTATGAGCGCGTCAAAAAGCAGGTAACTGCGGAAACCCGGTTGGAGATTCATATGGCGCCCGGCGGAGGATGGGCTGGAAAATTTAAAGCGTTCCGGAACTGA
- a CDS encoding glycoside hydrolase family 97 N-terminal domain-containing protein: MIEPVAPTKFAQIHDHCVQATLNFETSQLQVRAYNNGAAYRWITKSENETNIRRERLQWPVKPDAQVYFPSETSMLSHNERIYKVQPFSGIVPDSFCSLPVLLQIDDVNVLFTEADVYDYPCMF; encoded by the coding sequence ATGATTGAACCCGTGGCGCCGACAAAGTTTGCGCAAATCCATGATCACTGCGTTCAGGCGACTCTAAATTTTGAAACCAGTCAATTGCAGGTACGCGCTTATAATAACGGTGCTGCATACCGCTGGATCACAAAATCCGAAAATGAAACAAATATCCGCAGGGAACGTTTGCAATGGCCGGTCAAACCGGATGCGCAGGTCTATTTTCCATCGGAAACATCCATGTTGTCTCATAATGAACGCATCTACAAGGTGCAGCCCTTTTCCGGGATCGTTCCTGATTCATTTTGTTCTCTGCCCGTTTTGCTGCAAATCGATGATGTCAATGTGCTGTTTACAGAAGCGGATGTGTATGACTATCCCTGTATGTTTTAG